In the genome of Deinococcus hopiensis KR-140, the window TGAGGTGGAGGCCCGTTCCCTCCCGGCCTCCACCTCACCGCGCGTCGTGGCCGTCGAGTTCTCGCTCGCAGGAAACCAGCCACGTTGCGCAATGCCGGCGCCCAGCCGCTGACCAGGGAGGCTGGGCACGATACGGTTTTCGGATCATCCGTTTCATCCCCTCTGCTGCGCAGCGTTGCACGTCCGCCCGGGTCCGCCCAGGCCAAAGCGCCTTGCCGCATTTTCTTCACCGCCACTCGCGTGGCAGAGGCCCTTGCTCCGCTGCCGGGGGTCTGAGAATGAGGGTGTGGCGCGGGGCAGGCGTCATGAGTGTTCCCCCCGCATGAGCCCTGCGGCGGCCAGACGAACCGCACGGGCAAGGTGCGCCGCTTCCTCCCTGGGCAGTGCGGAGAGGGCAGCGGGCAACGTGCCCTCCAGATCGATGAAGACGTCCAGCTCGACTTCGTCGAGGAGAGCCTTCAGGCTGTGCGGACCCACCTTCGACCGGGCACTCTCCAGACGGGCGCGGCCAACAAGCAAAGGTACCAGCGTCAGGAGGTCCGCAAGTGGCAGGGCACGGAGGGGGTCGAAGGCGCGACTCCCGTCAAAGTCAGCCTCTCGCATCTCGGGGATCTTGCGCTTGGCCGCCATGGGGCGGCCAAGCGGCATGCGTCTGTCCAGCCACAGCACGTACCCCTCGGCCACGTTTTGCGTCAGCGGAGGGAGATGGTGCCGCGCGGACACGCGGCTGAGAAACCGCTCGGGCAGGGCAATCAGTTCCGCCCGCGGTCCCCGCGCCAGCACCGGCGGAAGCATAAGCCCCACCGCACCCGCGAGATCCACCCACTCGTTTAGCGCCAGCAACTCGCCGCCCTCATCGTCAGGTTGAGCGACGAGGGCGGCGAAGGGAGACCAGTGCAGGTCCGGGGCATACCATATGCCCGTTTGAATGGGTGAGAAGGCATTGACCCTCGGCACGTCGCCATGCGGATAGCCGCCGCCATACAGCTCGCCGTACAGCACCAGGTCAGCGCCGGGGAGCAGCAGCCCATTTCGCTCAAACTCCGCACGCAGGGCGCGCGCCGCTTCCTCCAGTCGGGGACGCACCAACTGCCAGCCGAAGAATGGCTCCTCCGGGTCCAGCCAGGCCTTGCGCTTGCCAACGTGGAGCATGTCACCCACACCGAAGCCGAGGACGAGTTGCGCGCCGTGAATTTTTTCAAGAGCGACGTAAGGCCCCTCGGGGGCTGTGTCCGGGAGGGCAACACCCATTTTAGGAAAGGGACGAAACCGCACGGTTACCCGTCCGAGGACGCGCGGCCTCGCCGGAGCGGCCGCGCCACCACCTGCACGTTAGCGGGCCGCTCGGAAAGGTCAGGGCCGACTTCTTGCAACCGGAGCCGACTTCCACCACGCCACCTTGGGCCAGGCGAGGTCCCTCGCTGCTCTTCTGCGGGAGAAGGCCGCCCGGTTCCCGGTGCGCGGCGGCCTTTAGCTTCTCGGTGAATTCCAACATGGGACAGGGGGATGGGGACGACACTCCTTTCGGGGACGCGTTCTCGCCCCCAGTGGTATGGCCCACCCTAATTCACCCGTCCCCACGGCGCCTATCCCTCATCTGGCGGAGGCAGGAACAAGGCCCTGCATGGGCGCAGCAGGACCAAGGCGCGCATCTGAGGGTCGGCGGCTCCCCAGGCAACCGGTGAGCTCCAGCTTCACTGCAGGGAGGCCGCTTATCCCGCGCCGCAGTGTTGTCCCTCATATGGTTTGCGGGATCGTCCGCTCCCCTCCGCTCCGGTGATTCCACGCCTCTGTGCCACCATTTTTCCCGCCCACTCCGCTCTGGACAGTCCTTATCCGCCCCGCGGCTTTGAGCGTGCGTCGAAAACGGACGCTGCCCCTGTGCTGGCGCGCAGCAGATTAACAACCTGCGCCGGGCTGTACCCCAGGAACTTCTCCAAGGTCCACTTGCAGGCCTTCATGATGCGGGGACTGGTGGCCCCGTCCCGTTTGCTCCGTGGAGGGCGAGGTGGGCCCCGGTCAGCGCCGACCGCCTTACGCCGTAGGGAAGAAAGGCCATCTCCCTACGGCGTGTAGGCAAAGGGGCGAACACTGCGACCAACAAGTACCACTGCGTCCTGCCTCCACCCCCATTTTCAAGTCAGGAATTTGAGATCACGCCACCCAAAGCGGAGTTCGAGCAATTCACCTTCAGGAATGGCAACTCGCTTCTCACCGTCTTGCTCGCCTCCCATATGGCGGTAGAACGCACAGGTTGGATTTCCCTTCAATACCCAAAGTGCCATTGACTTAAACCCTCGGGCACGCAATTTGTCGGAAGCGGCGAGAAAAAGGGCTCGACCAAGGCCGCTTCCCTGAGCGGATCTCAGGAGGTAGATCGCATTGATCTCGGCGTCATAAGGCTTGTCCTGTTCGGTGCTTGCTTGGAGGTGTTCGCGCATCGCGCCGGCGTTAACGAAACCCACGACCGTGTCGGCATGACTCACAACGTAAGTGATTCGCGAGGAGTCAAGCACAAGATTCGACCACAGTTGCTCGCGCCGGAGACGCATGGTGTCATTGGTCATCCGCCCCAGAAAGCCTTCTGGGAGCAGTCCAGCGTACGTTTCCTTCCAGGACTGCACATGAACGGCGGCCAGACCTGCAGCATCCTGGGCCTGAGCAGGGCGAAGACGAAAGTCCATAACAGGAACGTTAGCACCCTCAAGGCTTCGAGGCGGGTAGAAATCACGTCCCACACGTAATTACATCACTTTGCCTACACGCCCTAGAACAAGCAGAGGGGGCTCAACCTTGGGGCCGCACCACAACTGTTCCTGTCCAAGGCCGAGGTGCCGCGCCTCCACAAGACGCTTCGCGCCCTTCCAGCTCACGCCAGCAAGGAAGGGCGCCGCTATATCCCTGCTCCGTTGGAGGAGGCGAGGAGACGCGCAGATAACCCCCTGCAGGGAGGACACATCAGGTGGCCGCAACGAAGGGGCGTCTCGAGGATTGCTCTGGCGCGAGGTCTAGAGCATGTGTCGAAAAGAAGACTTCTTTTTGACCGAGCAGCGCGAGCGAACCTGAAGGCGCGTGGGGAAAAGGGCGCTCCTCACGGCGCCCTTCCACTCGCCGCGCCATCCGGACAGATGCTTTATTGCTCCGCGGCGCGCCCGCTTCCACCTCCTGATATAACTGTGATCCGCGACCACCGCAAGTCCGTACCACCCCTCGTTGGCATTGGGTGGCATTTTTCTCTCCCTGTTTGGCGCAATATGGTTGACTGCTGCCAGTTAAGAGTATGCCGGTGCCCGTCCGCCGGTTCTGGCTGCCATCGTGATCATCAGCCTCTTCATCACCGTATGGGGCACGGCGCGCTTCCGCTCGCGTCGCCGAGAATTCTCCGGGGTCAGGGACAGTGCCGAAGGCAAACGGGTGCGCAAAGGCTTTATCGTGGTCAACGCCGTGCAGTGGTCCAGCATTGGCACTGCGGTCTTGCTGCTGGCTTTGACGGATCACTCGGCCTGGATCACACCCTGCGTCATCCTGATCACCGGGCTGCATTTCTTCCCGCTCGCGCAGCTGTTCCGCTACCGTGGGTACAACTTGACTGCGGCAGCACTGGTAGTGGTGGCCGTGCTCGCCATGCTGTTCGGCGATAGCCGCGGCGCTTTGCTGAGTTTGTTGGCAACGGGCACCACCTTGTGGGCGAGTGCAGTTGCCCTGTTAAGCGTCATATAGGCGTCGCCTTCAGGTTGTGCGTCACCACATAGTGGGCCGTCAGGTTGGCTCTGTCAGGGGGAGCGGGCGTGGTTTTGGGCTGAGGCGTACAGCACCTCGTGCGCTTGAAAGCCGAGGAACAGACGCAGCTTCGTGCGCTCCTCAAGGTGGATCAGGCACCCACCCGGAAACTCACCCATGCTCGCATCCTGCTCAAAGCGGATCAACATGCCAGCGGGATGCACGACAAGCAGGCAGAGCAAGCGGGAAAAAACGGTGACGGAGAGGCGTGGCACCACCGAAGCGGCGCGGACTTGCAAAGCTTTGCAGCAAAGGGGACGGAACGGATGATCCCGCAAACCGCGTTACAGTTCAGCGCCCGAGCGGCGTTACGTTGACAAAACGCCCCCGACGTCAGATTGAGTTTGAAGCCCCACGCTTTTCTCGACGGGCGAGCTTGACCTCATACATCCGCTGATCGCTCAAGTGGAGGAGGTCTCCGGCCGTTCGGGCATCCCCAGGAAAGGCGGCGCTTCCCAGGCTCGCTGTCGCTACCGGGAATCCCACGTGCTTGACCTCCCGCTGCGCACCTTCCAGCGCCTTATGGAGGGCCTCTGTCCCTGGATTTCCCGGAATCAGGACCACGAACTCGTCGCCACCCAGCCGGTACACCTCGCCCAAAGTCCCAAACCACTTTTTGAACGCTGAGGCGAAGGCTTGCAAAAAGGCGTCTCCGTGAGCGTGGCCCGAACGGTCATTGACAGCCTTCAGCCCGTCGAGGTCCAACGCTGCTACGGTGAGTTCCAACCCTTCCCTGCTTGCCCGCTCCAACATCTGATCCATCCGGATGTCGAATGCCCGCCGATTGCCAAGTCCAGTCAAGCTGTCCGTTCGCGCCAGGGAAGCCATGCGTTCTGCCGCCTGAACCGCTGCCTGGCGCGCCTGTTCAAGTTCACGGGTGCGCTCCACGAGCAACTCCTCGAACACCGTGAGTACGTGGTTCGTATCCTCCTGCGTGAGGGGAATCAGCTCATCTTCTACCAGGACATCCCGTGGGTCGTGCTGCGTCAGAATGGGGAGGGCCAGGTCCACCAGCGTAGGATCAAAGTGGGTTCCCCGTTGCCTGGCGATCTCCTCCGCGGCCTGCTCTGGCGTCCAGGCGGTTTTGTAAGGTCGGGCCTGCGTCAGGGCATCAAAGACGTCTGCCAGGGCAACGATTCGGCCCGTGAGGGGGATCTGCTCGCCCTCCAGACCCTCCGGGTACCCCCCACCGTCCCAACGCTCATGATGGGTCCGGGCAATCTCTTCTGCCATGCGGAGGAGTTCCGATCGCCCACCGGAGAGAATGCGGGAGCCGATGAACGTGTGCGTCTGCATCTGCCGGTACTCGTTGGCGTCAAGCTTGCCCGCCTTCAGCAAGACGCTGTCGGGAATCCCGATCTTACCGACATCGTGAAGCCGCGCCGCAACGCTGAGCACACCCGCCTGCTCTTTTGACCACCC includes:
- a CDS encoding GNAT family N-acetyltransferase; translated protein: MDFRLRPAQAQDAAGLAAVHVQSWKETYAGLLPEGFLGRMTNDTMRLRREQLWSNLVLDSSRITYVVSHADTVVGFVNAGAMREHLQASTEQDKPYDAEINAIYLLRSAQGSGLGRALFLAASDKLRARGFKSMALWVLKGNPTCAFYRHMGGEQDGEKRVAIPEGELLELRFGWRDLKFLT
- a CDS encoding RNA ligase family protein, encoding MGVALPDTAPEGPYVALEKIHGAQLVLGFGVGDMLHVGKRKAWLDPEEPFFGWQLVRPRLEEAARALRAEFERNGLLLPGADLVLYGELYGGGYPHGDVPRVNAFSPIQTGIWYAPDLHWSPFAALVAQPDDEGGELLALNEWVDLAGAVGLMLPPVLARGPRAELIALPERFLSRVSARHHLPPLTQNVAEGYVLWLDRRMPLGRPMAAKRKIPEMREADFDGSRAFDPLRALPLADLLTLVPLLVGRARLESARSKVGPHSLKALLDEVELDVFIDLEGTLPAALSALPREEAAHLARAVRLAAAGLMRGEHS
- a CDS encoding DUF7010 family protein is translated as MIISLFITVWGTARFRSRRREFSGVRDSAEGKRVRKGFIVVNAVQWSSIGTAVLLLALTDHSAWITPCVILITGLHFFPLAQLFRYRGYNLTAAALVVVAVLAMLFGDSRGALLSLLATGTTLWASAVALLSVI